Proteins co-encoded in one Uloborus diversus isolate 005 chromosome 9, Udiv.v.3.1, whole genome shotgun sequence genomic window:
- the LOC129229388 gene encoding 40S ribosomal protein S23 produces the protein MGKPRGLRTARKHRNHRRDQRWHDKDYKKAHLGTRWKANPFGGASHAKGIVLEKVGVEAKQPNSAIRKCVRVQLIKNGKKITAFVPRDGCLNFIEENDEVLVAGFGRKGHAVGDIPGVRFKVVKVANVSLLALYKEKKERPRS, from the exons ATGG GCAAGCCCAGAGGTCTCCGCACCGCAAGAAAACATAGAAATCACAGACGGGATCAGCGCTGGCACGACAAAGATTACAAAAAGGCTCACTTGGGAACGAGATGGAAAGCTAATCCCTTTGGTGGAGCATCTCATGCTAAAGGGATAGTTCTCGAAAAAGT TGGTGTTGAAGCCAAACAGCCCAATTCTGCTATCAGGAAGTGTGTTCGAGTACAGTTGATCAAAAATGGAAAGAAGATTACTGCTTTTGTTCCCAGAGATGGATGCTTGAATTTTATAGAG gaaAACGATGAAGTGTTGGTAGCAGGATTTGGTAGGAAGGGTCATGCTGTAGGTGATATCCCTGGAGTACGTTTCAAAGTTGTAAAAGTGGCTAATGTATCTCTTTTGGCTTtgtataaagaaaagaaagaacgaCCTAGATCATaa